A window of the Tiliqua scincoides isolate rTilSci1 chromosome 5, rTilSci1.hap2, whole genome shotgun sequence genome harbors these coding sequences:
- the IDI1 gene encoding isopentenyl-diphosphate Delta-isomerase 1 isoform X2, which translates to MWRAARRLAAGAVWGVGDRRLAVALGGAPSPCRELPCLCARAGPPSLLGLISTATMPEINTQDLDEQQVQLLKEMCIVIDENDNRIGADTKKNCHLNENIDKGLLHRAFSVFLFNMDNKLLLQQRSDAKITFPDCFTNTCCSHPLSTPLELDENNAIGVRRAAQRRLKAELGIPLEQVTPEDMSYLTRIHYKAQSNGIWGEHEIDYILFMQKNVMLNPDPNEIKSYCYVTQEELRELLEKASRNEIKITPWFRLIAETFLFKWWDNLNNLKRFVDHDKIHRM; encoded by the exons ATGTGGCGCGCGGCGCGCCGGCTGGCAGCTGGCGCCGTCTGGGGAGTCGGAGACAGGCGCTTGGCAGTGGCATTGGGCGGCGCGCCTTCGCCCTGTCGGGAGCTACCGTGTCTGTGCGCGCGGGCCGGGCCTCCATCGCTGCTCGGCTTG ATCAGTACTGCAACCATGCCTGAAATAAACACACAAGATCTGGATGAGCAGCAGGTACAACTGCTGAAAGAGATGTGCATTGTCATTGATGAAAATGACAACCGAATTGGTGCGGATACAAAGAAGAACTGCCACCTGAATGAAAACATTGATAAAG GATTGCTGCACCGTGCTTTTAGTGTTTTCTTGTTCAACATGGACAACAAGCTGCTGTTGCAGCAGAGGTCAGATGCGAAAATCACGTTCCCAG ATTGTTTTACAAACACTTGTTGCAGTCATCCTCTAAGTACCCCATTAGAACTGGATGAAAACAATGCAATTGGCGTTCGAAGAGCAGCACAGAGACGACTGAAAGCAGAGTTGGGAATTCCTCTGGAACAG GTAACTCCAGAAGACATGTCTTATCTAACCCGAATTCACTACAAAGCCCAGTCCAATGGTATCTGGGGTGAACATGAAATAGACTACATTCTTTTTATGCAGAAGAATGTGATGCTCAACCCAGACCCCAATGAAATTAAAAGCTACTGTTATGTGACACAGGAAGAGTTGAGAGAACTCTTGGAAAAGGCATCCCGGAATGAAATTAAGATTACTCCGTGGTTCAGACTGATTGCAGAGACTTTTCTGTTTAAGTGGTGGGATAATCTGAATAATCTGAAGAGGTTTGTTGATCATGATAAAATACACAGAATGTAA
- the IDI1 gene encoding isopentenyl-diphosphate Delta-isomerase 1 isoform X3, with protein sequence MPEINTQDLDEQQVQLLKEMCIVIDENDNRIGADTKKNCHLNENIDKGLLHRAFSVFLFNMDNKLLLQQRSDAKITFPDCFTNTCCSHPLSTPLELDENNAIGVRRAAQRRLKAELGIPLEQVTPEDMSYLTRIHYKAQSNGIWGEHEIDYILFMQKNVMLNPDPNEIKSYCYVTQEELRELLEKASRNEIKITPWFRLIAETFLFKWWDNLNNLKRFVDHDKIHRM encoded by the exons ATGCCTGAAATAAACACACAAGATCTGGATGAGCAGCAGGTACAACTGCTGAAAGAGATGTGCATTGTCATTGATGAAAATGACAACCGAATTGGTGCGGATACAAAGAAGAACTGCCACCTGAATGAAAACATTGATAAAG GATTGCTGCACCGTGCTTTTAGTGTTTTCTTGTTCAACATGGACAACAAGCTGCTGTTGCAGCAGAGGTCAGATGCGAAAATCACGTTCCCAG ATTGTTTTACAAACACTTGTTGCAGTCATCCTCTAAGTACCCCATTAGAACTGGATGAAAACAATGCAATTGGCGTTCGAAGAGCAGCACAGAGACGACTGAAAGCAGAGTTGGGAATTCCTCTGGAACAG GTAACTCCAGAAGACATGTCTTATCTAACCCGAATTCACTACAAAGCCCAGTCCAATGGTATCTGGGGTGAACATGAAATAGACTACATTCTTTTTATGCAGAAGAATGTGATGCTCAACCCAGACCCCAATGAAATTAAAAGCTACTGTTATGTGACACAGGAAGAGTTGAGAGAACTCTTGGAAAAGGCATCCCGGAATGAAATTAAGATTACTCCGTGGTTCAGACTGATTGCAGAGACTTTTCTGTTTAAGTGGTGGGATAATCTGAATAATCTGAAGAGGTTTGTTGATCATGATAAAATACACAGAATGTAA
- the IDI1 gene encoding isopentenyl-diphosphate Delta-isomerase 1 isoform X1: MWRAARRLAAGAVWGVGDRRLAVALGGAPSPCRELPCLCARAGPPSLLGLVRGRASRPGNAVGKISTATMPEINTQDLDEQQVQLLKEMCIVIDENDNRIGADTKKNCHLNENIDKGLLHRAFSVFLFNMDNKLLLQQRSDAKITFPDCFTNTCCSHPLSTPLELDENNAIGVRRAAQRRLKAELGIPLEQVTPEDMSYLTRIHYKAQSNGIWGEHEIDYILFMQKNVMLNPDPNEIKSYCYVTQEELRELLEKASRNEIKITPWFRLIAETFLFKWWDNLNNLKRFVDHDKIHRM, from the exons ATGTGGCGCGCGGCGCGCCGGCTGGCAGCTGGCGCCGTCTGGGGAGTCGGAGACAGGCGCTTGGCAGTGGCATTGGGCGGCGCGCCTTCGCCCTGTCGGGAGCTACCGTGTCTGTGCGCGCGGGCCGGGCCTCCATCGCTGCTCGGCTTGGTGAGGGGAAGGGCGTCGCGGCCTGGAAACGCAGTGGG AAAGATCAGTACTGCAACCATGCCTGAAATAAACACACAAGATCTGGATGAGCAGCAGGTACAACTGCTGAAAGAGATGTGCATTGTCATTGATGAAAATGACAACCGAATTGGTGCGGATACAAAGAAGAACTGCCACCTGAATGAAAACATTGATAAAG GATTGCTGCACCGTGCTTTTAGTGTTTTCTTGTTCAACATGGACAACAAGCTGCTGTTGCAGCAGAGGTCAGATGCGAAAATCACGTTCCCAG ATTGTTTTACAAACACTTGTTGCAGTCATCCTCTAAGTACCCCATTAGAACTGGATGAAAACAATGCAATTGGCGTTCGAAGAGCAGCACAGAGACGACTGAAAGCAGAGTTGGGAATTCCTCTGGAACAG GTAACTCCAGAAGACATGTCTTATCTAACCCGAATTCACTACAAAGCCCAGTCCAATGGTATCTGGGGTGAACATGAAATAGACTACATTCTTTTTATGCAGAAGAATGTGATGCTCAACCCAGACCCCAATGAAATTAAAAGCTACTGTTATGTGACACAGGAAGAGTTGAGAGAACTCTTGGAAAAGGCATCCCGGAATGAAATTAAGATTACTCCGTGGTTCAGACTGATTGCAGAGACTTTTCTGTTTAAGTGGTGGGATAATCTGAATAATCTGAAGAGGTTTGTTGATCATGATAAAATACACAGAATGTAA